The proteins below come from a single Burkholderia sp. FERM BP-3421 genomic window:
- a CDS encoding branched-chain amino acid ABC transporter permease, translated as MKLSSVLPGPTQAAAAAPRPAGNRRPLVAMLGTLALLALAVPLLADAYWLKTLTSALILGIAAAGVAMLYRQLGLVCLSQYALLGVGGWVALRLAHLGAPFELCVLAGGLAGSVLGMIAGLPALRLRGLYLALVTLMMAGGFQVMVSAIGFPDGGDGFTGHLAFGARQMMARPPLGQGDAAYFRYVAAWAALAFALLELHRRAKAGRSWALIRRGETTALAAGVNIVLYQTWAFGLAGLLAGLAGGLLAGSVGQLDGRAFAASESVLLFALTVVGGVYHWFGALLAGLLLRAVPALLTDFGVNGYLAMIFFGAALLHAFVTAPAGIAGQLAGLAARVGAWRSARGHGGAR; from the coding sequence ATGAAACTGTCCTCCGTGTTACCGGGCCCCACGCAGGCCGCCGCTGCCGCGCCGCGTCCGGCGGGCAACCGGCGGCCGCTCGTCGCGATGCTCGGCACGCTCGCGCTGCTGGCGCTCGCCGTGCCGCTGCTGGCCGACGCCTACTGGCTCAAGACCCTGACCTCCGCGCTGATCCTCGGCATCGCCGCAGCCGGCGTCGCGATGCTGTACCGCCAGCTCGGGCTCGTGTGCCTGTCGCAGTACGCACTGCTCGGCGTCGGCGGCTGGGTCGCGCTGCGCCTCGCGCATCTCGGCGCGCCGTTCGAGCTGTGCGTGCTGGCGGGCGGCCTCGCGGGCAGCGTGCTCGGCATGATCGCGGGGCTCCCGGCGCTGCGTCTGCGCGGCCTCTATCTCGCGCTCGTCACGCTGATGATGGCGGGCGGCTTTCAGGTGATGGTCAGCGCGATCGGCTTTCCGGACGGCGGCGACGGCTTCACCGGCCATCTCGCGTTCGGCGCGCGTCAGATGATGGCGCGCCCGCCGCTCGGCCAGGGCGACGCCGCGTACTTCCGCTACGTCGCCGCCTGGGCCGCGCTCGCCTTCGCGCTGCTCGAACTGCACCGGCGCGCGAAGGCGGGGCGCTCGTGGGCGCTGATCCGGCGCGGCGAGACCACGGCGCTCGCCGCCGGGGTCAACATCGTGCTCTACCAGACCTGGGCCTTCGGCCTCGCGGGCCTGCTCGCGGGCCTGGCGGGCGGCCTGCTCGCCGGCAGCGTCGGCCAGCTCGACGGGCGCGCGTTCGCCGCGTCCGAATCCGTGCTGCTGTTCGCGCTGACGGTGGTGGGCGGGGTCTATCACTGGTTCGGCGCGCTGCTGGCGGGCCTGCTGCTGCGCGCGGTGCCGGCGCTGCTCACCGATTTCGGCGTGAACGGCTATCTCGCGATGATCTTCTTCGGTGCGGCGCTGCTGCATGCGTTCGTCACCGCACCGGCCGGCAT